From a region of the Labilithrix sp. genome:
- a CDS encoding glycosyltransferase family 2 protein: MTSSAAPRISIVIPIYNEEAILHAAIVDIRERLRPFAWSYEIILAENGSRDRTIAIGQELAEKYAGPEGQVKIISMGEPNYGKALKQGILLSRGEIVICDEIDLCDADFHRRAVDILDSGEADLVIGSKLAAGAEDDRPAIRHVASIAYSSMLKVLLGFRGTDTHGLKAFRRVALIDIVRACLVDKDVFASELVIRADRGGVKTREIPVRVIEKRPPSINLFKRVPNVLKSVAKLTYAIRVRG, from the coding sequence ATGACCAGCTCCGCGGCGCCGCGCATTTCGATCGTGATCCCGATCTACAACGAGGAGGCCATCCTCCACGCTGCGATCGTGGACATCCGCGAGCGCCTCCGGCCCTTCGCGTGGAGCTACGAGATCATCCTCGCCGAGAACGGATCGCGGGACCGCACGATCGCGATCGGCCAGGAGCTCGCGGAGAAATACGCGGGCCCCGAAGGCCAGGTGAAGATCATCAGCATGGGCGAGCCGAACTACGGCAAGGCCCTGAAACAAGGCATCCTCCTGTCGCGCGGGGAGATCGTCATCTGCGACGAGATCGACCTCTGCGATGCGGACTTCCACCGCCGCGCGGTCGACATCCTCGACAGCGGCGAAGCGGACCTCGTCATCGGCTCGAAGCTCGCCGCCGGCGCGGAGGACGATCGCCCCGCGATCCGTCACGTCGCGAGCATCGCCTACTCGTCGATGCTGAAGGTCCTCCTCGGCTTCCGCGGGACCGACACGCACGGCCTCAAGGCGTTCCGCCGCGTCGCGCTCATCGACATCGTGCGCGCGTGCCTCGTCGACAAGGACGTGTTCGCGAGCGAGCTCGTCATCCGCGCCGACCGCGGCGGCGTGAAGACGCGCGAGATCCCCGTGCGCGTCATCGAGAAGCGCCCTCCGTCGATCAACCTCTTCAAGCGCGTCCCCAACGTCCTGAAGAGCGTCGCGAAGCTCACGTATGCTATCCGCGTGCGCGGATAG
- a CDS encoding alpha/beta fold hydrolase, whose product MPQAHADPAGPKLGLRVMRARGGEPGRARGGEPGRAPVVFLQGGPGGTVRSFAQGGFAERYARLFERDVILLEQRGNALSSPALDCGINPANPASEAAFRACTEKYAREGVRIEGFNTIESAHDVDAVRRALGVPKVLLWGGSYGAYLAATVARLHPESVEALLLESPALTGRPYRAFDQFRRRGAKVDAFNAWLKDACAANPTCAERYPAFDPAAEIGKLVESAKTMPVVLADGVLVDSEETMRAALTGALYFVPNAVLLVRAVWHANRGELDAFLDGTTVRGRPARAYLGRAVSVDGIAYTTSNVVNCYDLTRNWTREGLEAATEGLFEPDARVDVVEAYGELRRTCDALPAPTVPQEELAVPVSTAIPTLFLAGDLDHPTPVEDVIADQPRFSRSQLVRFTCSGHGIEQSARDCFGSLVTRFFADPGAPLDPQCAIDRCSSSDLGATTDLFIELR is encoded by the coding sequence GTGCCGCAGGCCCACGCCGACCCGGCAGGTCCGAAGCTCGGGCTCCGCGTCATGCGCGCGCGCGGCGGCGAGCCGGGACGGGCGCGCGGCGGCGAGCCGGGGCGGGCGCCCGTCGTCTTCCTCCAAGGCGGCCCCGGCGGCACCGTGCGGTCGTTCGCGCAGGGCGGGTTCGCGGAGCGGTACGCGCGCCTCTTCGAGCGCGACGTGATCCTCCTCGAGCAGCGCGGCAACGCGCTCTCCTCGCCCGCGCTCGACTGCGGGATCAACCCCGCCAACCCGGCGAGCGAAGCGGCGTTCCGCGCGTGCACGGAGAAATACGCGCGCGAGGGCGTTCGCATCGAAGGGTTCAACACGATCGAGAGCGCGCACGACGTCGACGCCGTGCGCCGCGCCCTCGGCGTGCCGAAGGTCCTCCTCTGGGGAGGCTCCTACGGCGCGTACCTCGCCGCGACGGTGGCGCGCCTCCACCCCGAGAGCGTCGAGGCGCTGCTCCTCGAGTCGCCCGCGCTGACCGGACGGCCGTACCGCGCCTTCGATCAGTTCCGCCGCCGCGGCGCCAAGGTCGACGCGTTCAACGCGTGGCTGAAGGACGCGTGCGCCGCGAACCCCACCTGCGCCGAGCGCTACCCCGCGTTCGACCCCGCGGCGGAGATCGGGAAACTCGTGGAAAGCGCGAAGACCATGCCGGTCGTGCTCGCCGACGGCGTGCTCGTCGACTCCGAGGAGACCATGCGCGCCGCGCTCACCGGCGCGCTCTACTTCGTGCCGAACGCGGTCTTGCTCGTGCGCGCGGTGTGGCACGCGAACCGCGGCGAGCTCGACGCGTTCCTCGACGGGACGACGGTGAGGGGACGCCCCGCGCGCGCGTACCTCGGACGCGCGGTCAGCGTCGACGGCATCGCCTACACGACGAGCAACGTCGTCAACTGCTACGACCTCACCCGCAACTGGACGCGCGAAGGGCTCGAGGCCGCGACGGAGGGCCTCTTCGAGCCCGACGCTCGGGTCGACGTCGTCGAGGCGTACGGCGAGCTGCGGCGGACGTGCGACGCGCTCCCCGCGCCGACCGTGCCGCAGGAAGAGCTCGCGGTGCCGGTGTCGACCGCGATCCCCACGCTCTTCCTCGCCGGCGACCTCGACCACCCCACCCCGGTCGAGGACGTGATCGCCGATCAGCCGCGCTTCTCGCGCTCCCAGCTCGTTCGCTTCACCTGCTCCGGCCACGGCATCGAGCAGAGCGCGCGCGACTGCTTCGGCTCCCTCGTCACGCGGTTCTTCGCCGACCCGGGCGCGCCGCTCGACCCGCAGTGCGCGATCGATCGCTGCTCGAGCTCGGACCTCGGCGCCACGACCGACCTCTTCATCGAGCTGCGATGA
- a CDS encoding S41 family peptidase, which produces MKLLRLVVPTVGAFAGGLFLGGLRAEATPAQQNPYEVVNQLGRVLVQVENHYVDPAPREKLVEGAIKGMVDALDPHSSYLPAEEWKQFQSDTEGKFGGVGIEVDGRNDKLIIIAPIEGSPAQRAGIKSGDQIVGVDGEDVLGQPLDKVVKRMRGAPGTKLKITVLREAKNARAHELKEEALDAGASPDAAPPERQGQTLSFELTREIIHVSAVLYRLLDGNVGYLRIKQFQERTHAELLAATAKMRQEVAAAGKGGTLQGILLDLRSNPGGLVDEATEIADEFLASGGIYSMRHRGQVIEDLKARSGGAFVDMPTVALVNEWSASASELLVGALQDNKRATVVGANTFGKGSVQSILPLPNGAGLKLTTARYYTPSGHAIQADGIHPDVVIEPGTRAPNEPAKVLRERDLPGHLPAEGPQGGNAPSRAPTTDAGLTSSPEDEVIGSRARDIPFDPSQSRDVVLRVGYQTLRTAMSQRSTLTK; this is translated from the coding sequence GTGAAGCTCCTTCGCCTCGTGGTTCCTACGGTGGGTGCATTTGCGGGCGGCCTCTTCCTCGGAGGCCTCCGCGCCGAGGCCACGCCGGCCCAACAAAACCCGTACGAGGTGGTCAACCAGCTCGGCCGCGTGCTCGTCCAGGTCGAGAACCACTACGTCGATCCGGCGCCTCGCGAGAAGCTCGTGGAGGGCGCGATCAAGGGCATGGTCGACGCCCTCGATCCCCACTCGAGCTACCTCCCCGCCGAGGAGTGGAAGCAGTTCCAGAGCGACACCGAGGGCAAGTTCGGCGGCGTCGGCATCGAGGTCGACGGGCGCAACGACAAGCTGATCATCATCGCGCCGATCGAGGGATCTCCCGCGCAGAGGGCCGGGATCAAGAGCGGCGATCAGATCGTCGGCGTCGACGGCGAGGACGTCCTCGGGCAGCCGCTCGACAAGGTCGTCAAGCGCATGCGCGGCGCGCCGGGGACGAAGCTGAAGATCACGGTGCTGCGCGAAGCGAAGAACGCGCGCGCGCACGAGCTGAAGGAAGAGGCGCTCGACGCGGGCGCGTCCCCCGACGCCGCGCCGCCGGAGCGGCAAGGGCAGACGCTCTCGTTCGAGCTCACGCGCGAGATCATCCACGTCTCGGCGGTGCTCTATCGGCTCCTCGACGGCAACGTCGGCTACCTCCGCATCAAGCAGTTCCAGGAGCGCACGCACGCCGAGCTCCTCGCCGCGACGGCGAAGATGCGCCAGGAGGTGGCGGCGGCCGGCAAAGGCGGCACGCTGCAGGGCATCCTCCTCGATCTGCGCTCGAACCCGGGCGGCCTCGTCGACGAGGCGACCGAGATCGCCGACGAGTTCCTCGCGAGCGGCGGCATCTATTCGATGCGCCATCGCGGGCAGGTGATCGAGGACCTCAAGGCGCGCTCCGGCGGCGCGTTCGTGGACATGCCCACCGTCGCGCTCGTGAACGAGTGGAGCGCGAGCGCGAGCGAGCTCCTCGTCGGCGCGCTCCAAGACAACAAGCGCGCCACCGTCGTCGGCGCGAACACGTTCGGAAAGGGCAGCGTGCAGAGCATCCTCCCGCTCCCGAACGGCGCGGGCCTCAAGCTCACGACCGCGCGCTACTACACGCCGAGCGGTCACGCGATCCAGGCCGACGGCATCCACCCCGACGTCGTGATCGAGCCCGGCACGCGCGCGCCGAACGAGCCCGCGAAGGTGCTCCGCGAGCGCGACCTGCCGGGCCATCTCCCCGCCGAAGGACCGCAAGGCGGCAACGCCCCGTCACGCGCCCCGACCACCGACGCCGGCCTCACCTCGAGCCCCGAGGACGAGGTCATCGGCTCCCGCGCCCGCGACATCCCCTTCGACCCGAGCCAGTCCCGCGACGTCGTCCTCCGCGTCGGCTACCAGACGCTCCGCACCGCGATGAGCCAGCGCTCGACGCTCACCAAGTAG
- a CDS encoding histidine triad nucleotide-binding protein: MGCLFCNIVEKKVPADVVHEDDHVLAFRDIRPVAPKHVLVIPKKHLSAIHDAEAEHAEMLGQVLVAARKVAEKEGLVRDGFRLVVNDGEHAGQTVFHVHVHVLGGRAMSWPPG, encoded by the coding sequence ATGGGCTGCCTGTTCTGCAACATCGTCGAGAAGAAGGTCCCCGCCGACGTCGTCCACGAGGACGACCACGTCCTCGCCTTCCGGGACATCCGGCCCGTCGCCCCGAAGCACGTCCTCGTCATCCCGAAGAAGCACCTCTCCGCGATCCACGACGCGGAGGCGGAGCACGCCGAGATGCTCGGGCAGGTGCTCGTCGCGGCGCGGAAGGTGGCCGAGAAAGAGGGGCTCGTGCGAGACGGCTTCCGGCTCGTCGTCAACGACGGCGAGCACGCGGGACAGACGGTATTCCACGTCCACGTCCACGTCCTCGGCGGCCGCGCGATGAGCTGGCCGCCCGGCTAG
- the ssb gene encoding single-stranded DNA-binding protein produces MAEGLNKVMLLGNLGADPELKMTAGGQALLKLRLATTESYLDKSNTRQERTEWHSVTMWGKRGEALSRFLQKGERIFVEGRLQTSSYEKDGEKRYRTEIIANNIILGGRGKGGGDFEGGGGGGGGGGFERRPPRSSGGGGGGGGGGGRPQQSPEPPPVDDYGDFPGGDDDIPF; encoded by the coding sequence ATGGCGGAAGGTCTGAACAAGGTCATGTTGCTCGGGAACCTCGGCGCGGATCCCGAGCTGAAGATGACGGCCGGGGGCCAGGCGCTCCTGAAGCTCCGTCTCGCCACGACCGAGAGCTACCTCGACAAGAGCAACACGCGTCAGGAGCGCACCGAGTGGCACTCCGTGACGATGTGGGGCAAGCGTGGTGAGGCGCTCTCGCGTTTCCTGCAGAAGGGGGAGCGCATCTTCGTCGAAGGCCGGCTGCAGACGTCGAGCTACGAGAAGGACGGCGAGAAGCGCTACCGCACGGAGATCATCGCGAACAACATCATCCTCGGCGGCCGCGGCAAGGGCGGCGGCGACTTCGAGGGCGGCGGCGGTGGCGGTGGGGGTGGTGGCTTCGAGCGGCGACCCCCGCGCAGCAGCGGTGGTGGCGGCGGTGGCGGTGGCGGTGGCGGGCGTCCGCAGCAGAGCCCGGAGCCGCCCCCGGTCGACGACTACGGCGACTTCCCCGGCGGCGACGACGACATCCCGTTCTGA
- a CDS encoding BamA/TamA family outer membrane protein yields the protein MKRWLGASLLSCMIATRASAQSTTPAKHSKYEDESLDQAIARFGSALELEPEGKILEGVDVVPLEVIEARDPAPGLLNMFHVTTRTGVIRREVLLKIGEPYRQYLVDDTTRVLRTFRQLSLVIATPTKGSAPDRVRLLIVTKDVWSLRAQSDFGVGPKGIDRLRIEPIERNVFGTFDSVFGRFELFPATIMFGGGLYVPRLAARALYFAADGNVILNRDHGHVEGSYGSAVVRQPQLSARQPWYWAMSTAWRNEIRRRYLNAEVATFDAPSTPEIERFPDAYRARSFTQNGQLTRSYGLARKNDLVVGAEVNVREYQGYDPRFHGAAFAADYRRLRTPTSDTRAAPYVEAKFYESRFMRTHDLDTLGLGEDYRLGYDVTLRAYPVLRALGSTRSFLGLSAYAQYSVRLGKDGLGRVTAETLVEAQTSDLPVRVHAGNAQLYSPRFFLGRVVVDGLAIVRPANYLNIRSTVGGESRLRGQPSGVLLGANLVAVSTELRTRPLHVLASQLGGALFFDVADATDGWPLRPKSSAGVGLRLVLPQLDRQVIRFDVGFPIQRAEGAGPIGFYFALEQAFAARTPDGWNSLANPIGTGALGQ from the coding sequence GTGAAGCGCTGGCTCGGAGCGAGCCTGCTCTCGTGCATGATCGCGACGCGCGCCTCCGCGCAGTCGACGACGCCGGCGAAGCATTCGAAGTACGAGGACGAGTCGCTCGATCAGGCGATCGCGCGGTTCGGATCGGCGCTGGAGCTCGAGCCGGAGGGGAAGATCCTCGAGGGCGTCGACGTCGTGCCGCTCGAGGTGATCGAGGCGCGCGATCCGGCGCCGGGCCTCCTCAACATGTTCCACGTGACGACGCGGACGGGCGTGATCCGGCGCGAGGTGCTGCTGAAGATCGGCGAGCCGTACCGGCAGTACCTCGTCGACGACACGACGCGCGTGCTCCGCACGTTCCGCCAGCTCTCCCTCGTCATCGCGACCCCGACGAAGGGCAGCGCGCCCGATCGCGTGCGGCTCCTCATCGTGACGAAGGACGTCTGGAGCCTCCGCGCGCAGTCGGACTTCGGCGTCGGTCCGAAGGGCATCGATCGCCTCCGCATCGAGCCGATCGAGCGCAACGTCTTCGGCACCTTCGACTCCGTCTTCGGTCGCTTCGAGCTCTTCCCCGCGACGATCATGTTCGGCGGCGGCCTCTACGTCCCGCGCCTCGCCGCGCGCGCGCTGTACTTCGCGGCCGACGGGAACGTCATCCTGAACCGCGATCACGGGCACGTCGAAGGCAGCTACGGGTCGGCCGTCGTCCGGCAGCCGCAGCTCTCGGCGCGGCAGCCGTGGTACTGGGCGATGAGCACGGCGTGGCGCAACGAGATCCGGCGGCGCTACCTCAACGCCGAGGTCGCGACGTTCGACGCGCCGTCGACGCCCGAGATCGAGCGCTTCCCCGACGCGTACCGCGCGCGGAGCTTCACCCAGAACGGGCAGCTCACGCGCTCGTACGGGCTCGCGCGGAAGAACGACCTCGTGGTGGGGGCGGAGGTCAACGTGCGGGAGTACCAGGGCTACGACCCGCGCTTCCACGGCGCGGCGTTCGCGGCGGACTACCGGCGCCTCCGCACGCCGACGAGCGACACGCGCGCGGCGCCTTACGTCGAGGCGAAGTTCTACGAGAGCCGCTTCATGCGCACGCACGACCTCGACACGCTCGGCCTCGGCGAGGACTACCGCCTCGGCTACGACGTGACGCTGCGGGCGTATCCCGTCCTCCGCGCGCTCGGCTCGACGCGGAGCTTCCTCGGGCTCTCCGCCTACGCGCAGTACTCCGTCCGGCTGGGGAAGGACGGCCTCGGGCGCGTCACGGCGGAGACGCTGGTCGAGGCGCAGACCAGCGACCTTCCGGTGCGCGTCCACGCCGGCAACGCGCAGCTCTACAGCCCGCGCTTCTTCCTCGGCCGCGTCGTCGTCGACGGGCTCGCGATCGTGCGGCCCGCCAACTACCTCAACATCCGCTCGACCGTCGGCGGCGAGAGCCGGCTCCGCGGGCAACCGAGCGGCGTGCTCCTCGGCGCGAACCTCGTCGCGGTGAGCACGGAGCTGCGGACGCGCCCGCTCCACGTCCTCGCGAGCCAGCTCGGGGGCGCGCTCTTCTTCGACGTCGCCGACGCGACCGACGGCTGGCCGCTCCGCCCGAAGAGCTCCGCCGGCGTCGGCCTGCGACTCGTGCTGCCGCAGCTCGATCGCCAGGTGATCCGCTTCGACGTCGGCTTCCCGATCCAGCGCGCGGAGGGCGCGGGCCCAATCGGCTTCTACTTCGCGCTCGAGCAGGCCTTCGCCGCGCGCACCCCCGACGGCTGGAACAGCTTGGCCAACCCGATCGGCACCGGCGCGCTCGGGCAGTAG
- the prfA gene encoding peptide chain release factor 1 — MLPVEKLEQLTRRYAELDELMCRPDVLGDRNQLGKLTKERSDLEALVAAFGRYRETEKKLKEDEEALADPELRELVEAEIPELRTALATLEGEIQVLLLPSDPNDKKNVILEIRGGEGGEEAALFAADLFRMYTRYAETLGWSIELLSMSESATGGYKEVIALVSGKDVYSSLRYEGGVHRVQRVPATETQGRIHTSTATVAVLPEADDVDVQIDEKDLEISIAASGGPGGQGVNTTNSAVQIQHKPTGLIVKCQDERSQLKNKAKAMKVLKSRLLDIEREKQEAALSAERRGMVGTGERSQKIRTYNYPQNRVSDHRIKLTINKLDRIVEGDLEEIVTALRTYRQAALLNQVNGGTAAGLFMSGGDEDDL, encoded by the coding sequence ATGCTCCCTGTCGAGAAGCTCGAGCAGCTCACCCGGCGCTACGCCGAGCTGGACGAGCTCATGTGCCGGCCCGACGTGCTCGGCGACCGCAACCAGCTCGGAAAACTGACGAAGGAACGAAGCGACCTCGAGGCGCTCGTCGCCGCGTTCGGCCGCTATCGCGAGACCGAGAAGAAGCTCAAGGAGGACGAAGAGGCGCTCGCCGATCCCGAGCTCCGCGAGCTCGTCGAGGCCGAGATCCCCGAGCTCCGGACCGCGCTCGCCACCCTCGAGGGAGAGATCCAGGTCCTCCTCCTCCCGAGCGATCCGAACGACAAGAAGAACGTCATCCTCGAGATCCGCGGCGGCGAGGGCGGGGAAGAGGCCGCCCTCTTCGCGGCCGATCTGTTCCGCATGTACACGCGCTACGCGGAGACGTTAGGCTGGTCGATCGAGCTCCTCTCGATGAGCGAGAGCGCGACCGGCGGCTACAAGGAGGTCATCGCGCTCGTGAGCGGGAAGGACGTGTACTCGAGCCTCCGCTACGAAGGCGGCGTCCACCGCGTCCAGCGCGTGCCCGCGACCGAGACGCAGGGGCGCATCCACACCTCGACCGCCACCGTCGCGGTGCTGCCCGAGGCCGACGACGTCGACGTCCAGATCGACGAGAAGGACCTCGAGATCTCGATCGCGGCGAGCGGCGGGCCCGGCGGGCAGGGCGTCAACACGACGAACAGCGCGGTCCAGATCCAGCACAAGCCGACCGGCCTCATCGTCAAGTGCCAGGACGAGCGCTCGCAGCTGAAGAACAAAGCGAAGGCGATGAAGGTCCTGAAGAGCCGCCTCCTCGACATCGAGCGCGAGAAGCAGGAGGCCGCGCTCTCGGCCGAGCGGCGCGGGATGGTCGGGACGGGGGAGCGGAGCCAGAAGATCCGGACCTACAACTACCCGCAGAACCGCGTGAGCGACCACCGCATCAAGCTCACGATCAACAAGCTCGATCGCATCGTCGAGGGGGACCTCGAGGAGATCGTCACCGCGCTCCGGACCTACCGCCAAGCCGCGCTCCTCAACCAGGTCAACGGCGGGACCGCGGCCGGGCTCTTCATGAGCGGTGGTGACGAGGACGACCTTTGA
- a CDS encoding DUF1385 domain-containing protein, with protein MSDAAPIGTPARPYIGGQAVLEGVMMRAPTSFAIVVRRRDGSLHVRERAMTVGEERKGFAKLPLARGIASLVESLRLGSESLRFSAEQMERDMEAEEAEQARAKAKAGDAAAKATEKGKTTEKGKAAVKTAGSGALNALRAIGYTLFLLTTSEATSGAAPAASSSAEKAAEGDDPYRKNALVVEPPRDEKKGSRAPMTMMLVLMVGFMIALPQAAAAGVNRLLHLNLDVQSPGFQALTGAFKLTIVIGYLLLVRNVFADIRRVFQYHGAEHKTITTYEHNEALTVENAKKHTTLHPRCGTTFLVMVAMVSILVFTAVGGFLPKISTGNAALDNVVFFLEKLPFLPLIAAVTFEIQRFFARHCTTGPLRALLWPGFLCQKITTIEPDDDQLEVALASLRVTLFRESGEDVKSGGDVRYKDFDALMTSPQLRRAA; from the coding sequence ATGTCTGACGCCGCTCCGATTGGTACGCCCGCTCGTCCTTACATTGGGGGCCAGGCCGTCCTCGAAGGCGTGATGATGCGCGCGCCCACCTCCTTCGCGATCGTCGTCCGCCGCCGGGACGGCTCGCTCCACGTCCGCGAACGCGCCATGACCGTGGGCGAGGAACGGAAGGGTTTCGCCAAGCTCCCCCTCGCTCGCGGCATCGCCTCGCTCGTCGAGAGCCTCCGCCTCGGCAGCGAGTCGCTCCGCTTCTCCGCCGAACAGATGGAGCGCGACATGGAGGCGGAAGAGGCCGAGCAAGCCAGGGCGAAGGCCAAGGCCGGCGACGCCGCCGCGAAGGCGACGGAAAAGGGTAAAACGACGGAGAAGGGTAAAGCGGCGGTGAAGACCGCCGGCAGCGGCGCGCTCAACGCGCTGCGAGCGATCGGCTACACGCTGTTCCTGCTCACGACGTCGGAGGCGACGTCGGGGGCGGCGCCCGCCGCGTCGAGCTCCGCGGAGAAGGCGGCCGAGGGCGACGATCCGTACCGCAAGAACGCGCTCGTCGTCGAGCCGCCGAGAGACGAGAAGAAGGGCTCGCGCGCCCCCATGACGATGATGCTCGTCCTCATGGTCGGGTTCATGATCGCGCTGCCGCAGGCCGCGGCGGCGGGGGTGAATCGGCTCCTCCACCTGAACCTCGACGTGCAGTCGCCCGGGTTCCAGGCGCTCACCGGCGCGTTCAAGCTCACGATCGTGATCGGCTACCTCTTGCTCGTCCGCAACGTGTTCGCCGACATCCGCCGCGTGTTCCAGTACCACGGCGCCGAACACAAGACGATCACCACCTACGAGCACAACGAAGCGCTCACGGTCGAGAACGCGAAGAAGCACACGACGCTGCACCCGCGCTGCGGGACCACCTTCCTCGTCATGGTCGCGATGGTCTCGATCCTCGTGTTCACCGCCGTGGGCGGGTTCCTCCCGAAGATCTCGACCGGCAACGCCGCCCTCGACAACGTCGTCTTCTTCCTCGAGAAGCTCCCGTTCCTCCCCCTCATCGCCGCGGTGACGTTCGAGATCCAGCGCTTCTTCGCGCGGCACTGCACGACGGGGCCGCTCCGCGCGCTCCTCTGGCCCGGCTTCCTCTGCCAGAAGATCACCACGATCGAGCCCGACGACGACCAGCTCGAGGTCGCGCTCGCGTCGCTGCGCGTCACCCTCTTCCGTGAGTCCGGCGAGGACGTGAAGTCCGGCGGCGACGTCCGCTACAAGGACTTCGACGCGCTCATGACCTCGCCCCAGCTCCGCCGCGCCGCCTGA
- the rpmE gene encoding 50S ribosomal protein L31, translating into MREGIHPEYPPATVSCACGNTFVTRSTRGDFQVDVCAACHPFYTGTQKLIDAAGRVDRFRKRYGDEKKVDTKAAGQAAQEKSLKEAAAAKAEREAKKAAEPPKPKKEKKAEAPAASAEPAAAEAAAPPADAPPAEG; encoded by the coding sequence ATGCGTGAAGGCATTCATCCCGAGTATCCGCCCGCGACCGTGAGCTGCGCGTGCGGGAACACGTTCGTTACCCGTTCGACGCGCGGCGACTTCCAGGTCGACGTCTGCGCCGCTTGCCACCCGTTCTACACGGGCACGCAGAAGCTCATCGACGCTGCCGGTCGTGTCGACCGCTTCCGCAAGCGCTACGGCGACGAGAAGAAGGTCGACACGAAGGCCGCCGGCCAGGCCGCGCAGGAGAAGAGCCTCAAGGAGGCCGCCGCCGCCAAGGCCGAGCGCGAGGCCAAGAAGGCCGCCGAGCCCCCGAAGCCGAAGAAGGAAAAGAAGGCCGAGGCCCCCGCGGCCTCCGCCGAGCCCGCCGCCGCCGAGGCCGCCGCGCCGCCCGCCGACGCCCCGCCCGCCGAGGGCTGA